The nucleotide window GAACCCTGGGATCAATCTTCGTCACCGCTCCTTCACCCAGCCGCACCGCATGGTAAATGCCGTCAAAACCGGCTTTTTTCAAAGCTTTGGCTCCCTCTTCATCAAAATCCCCCACATTGGCAACCAGGGGTACACCCGTTTTGAGAGCTTGCCTGACTTCCCGGCCGACGGCCAGGAATTTTTCAAAACTATAAGTAGCAGTTGCCATCAGGTAAATGGCATTGGCACCGTCGGCTTCAAAACGCAAACACATGTCAATGACTTCATCCAGGGAGCGCTCGCTGGATTGCTCAAAAACTTTGTTTACGGCAGCAAAGGAGCAGAACTGGCAGTTTTTGGGACACAATCCCACATTGAGCCCAACTTGGGCATGGATTTCCGCTTTGCCCTTTGAGGCTGCCGCGCTTATTTTCCTGGCAGCGTATTGGATCAAATATGCTTCTTCCGACAGGTAATCAACGGCAAAGAGGGCTTTCAGTTCTGCCGGCGTCACCTTACCCCCGTCCAGGGCTTTGTCCACGATTTGTCTGATGTTTTTGTCCATGAATCTCTTCCTTTCTAGTATTGATATTCCGTTTAAACCGGCACCGGATGCCAACCACCTTTATGACCATCCTCTCCCCGCCACCCGCAGGCAGAAGGCAGCACCGG belongs to Clostridia bacterium and includes:
- a CDS encoding radical SAM protein, with translation MDKNIRQIVDKALDGGKVTPAELKALFAVDYLSEEAYLIQYAARKISAAASKGKAEIHAQVGLNVGLCPKNCQFCSFAAVNKVFEQSSERSLDEVIDMCLRFEADGANAIYLMATATYSFEKFLAVGREVRQALKTGVPLVANVGDFDEEGAKALKKAGFDGIYHAVRLGEGAVTKIDPRVRLATVAAAHKAGLVIGTCLEPVGPEHTLDELVEKTFITIDMKPGYSGAGRRIPIPGSPLEPHG